A stretch of Lentibacillus sp. JNUCC-1 DNA encodes these proteins:
- the rpoZ gene encoding DNA-directed RNA polymerase subunit omega has product MMLEPSIDVLQEKIKSKYTLVTLSAKRARQLLQTNSPLIEDSKSNKLVGVALEEIKSGDIYVKQD; this is encoded by the coding sequence ATGATGCTGGAACCATCCATTGATGTTTTGCAAGAAAAGATCAAGTCTAAATACACACTCGTTACTTTATCGGCCAAACGCGCCAGACAGCTGTTGCAAACAAACAGTCCTTTGATTGAAGACTCCAAGTCCAATAAACTTGTAGGTGTAGCACTAGAAGAAATCAAATCTGGTGATATTTACGTCAAACAAGATTAA
- the gmk gene encoding guanylate kinase, with product MIDEKGILFVLSGPSGVGKGTVRKELFSRETNLKYSTSMTTRAMRPGEQEGVDYFYKTKEEFETLVEQNRLLEYAQYVDNYYGTPREYVEEMLEGGHDVFLEIEVQGALQVKENFPEGVFIFLFPPSLEELKDRIINRGTEAEELVLNRLKEAKKEIDMMDAYDYVVVNDQVDLAATKIQAIIQSEHCKRERIASQYKSILEDDTL from the coding sequence TTGATTGACGAGAAAGGCATTCTATTCGTACTCTCCGGCCCTTCCGGTGTAGGAAAAGGGACAGTCAGAAAAGAATTATTCAGCCGAGAGACGAATCTTAAATACTCAACCTCCATGACAACAAGGGCAATGCGTCCCGGAGAACAAGAGGGCGTTGATTATTTTTATAAAACAAAAGAGGAATTTGAAACTTTAGTTGAACAAAACCGTTTGCTGGAATATGCTCAATATGTTGACAACTATTACGGCACGCCCCGCGAATATGTTGAAGAAATGTTAGAAGGCGGACATGATGTTTTTTTAGAGATTGAAGTGCAGGGTGCGCTTCAAGTAAAAGAAAACTTCCCGGAAGGGGTCTTTATATTTTTATTCCCGCCGAGTCTTGAGGAACTTAAAGACAGAATTATAAACAGGGGAACAGAAGCAGAAGAGCTGGTTTTGAACAGGCTTAAAGAGGCTAAAAAAGAAATAGATATGATGGATGCTTATGATTATGTTGTTGTAAATGATCAAGTCGATCTGGCAGCAACCAAAATTCAAGCCATTATTCAAAGTGAGCACTGCAAGCGGGAACGGATCGCAAGTCAATATAAATCCATATTGGAGGATGATACGTTATGA
- a CDS encoding calcium-translocating P-type ATPase, SERCA-type: MKWYQRDIEQIEQELQVASHKGLNEKKVKARREQYGPNELQTSQKTSKLLIFLKQFQDFMVLVLLAATLVAGLLGEYVDAIAIMVIVLINGFIGFFQEQKAEKSLDKLRELSAPMSHVFRDGAWEQISSRELVIGDVIKIGTGDRIPADIRIIKSNSMETEESALTGESLPVVKHASKINQDNLDPQDQVNMGFMGTMVTRGSGMGIVVGTGMRTVMGQIASLMAQTKQTITPLEYKLRELGKILIVVALLLTAMVVVVGIYQGHQIYDMFLAGVSLAVAAIPEGLPAIVTVALSLGVQRMIKKKAIVRKLSAVETLGCASVICSDKTGTMTENKMTVKEMYVNGQSIQVTGDGYQTDGAFYAGKQKLNPAHSHLESMLLYGMLCNNAILKVKKGAYTVEGDPTDGALLVAARKGHLTQDMEAQYTIIKEIPFDSDRKRMSMIVEDKNQMRFLITKGAPEVILPRTAFHMVNDSRQLLKPKDQEQIEEAVNHMAIKALRTIAIAIKPLSKDETPDDVLLEKDLTFIGLYGLMDPPRKEVKQAVKDCKEAGIKTVMITGDHAQTARAIADDIGLLPDDGLVLTGSDLNQMSVGDLEAIIDEVYVFARVTPEHKLKIVEAFQARGHIVAMTGDGVNDAPAIKASNIGISMGKSGTDVTKEASSLILMDDNFATIKEAINEGRNIYENIRKFIRYLLASNVGEILVMLFAMLMAMPLPLVPVQILWVNLVTDGLPAMALGLDKAEKDVMKRGPRHPKEGVFARGLAFKIISRGILIGVVSLIAFVSVYQSDADNLVHARTVAFTTLVMAQLIHVFDCRSDHSIFARNPFGNLYLVFAVLSSVLLLLVVIYWAPLQPIFHTTGLGLMDWMLILPLSALPTILFGFTKK, translated from the coding sequence GTGAAATGGTATCAGCGGGATATTGAACAAATTGAACAGGAGCTCCAAGTTGCCTCCCATAAAGGTCTGAACGAAAAAAAAGTGAAAGCAAGACGTGAACAATACGGACCGAATGAGTTGCAAACCAGTCAAAAGACATCCAAGCTGTTGATTTTCCTGAAGCAATTTCAGGATTTTATGGTGCTTGTTTTGCTGGCTGCGACTCTTGTAGCTGGTCTGCTTGGTGAATATGTCGATGCTATCGCGATCATGGTCATTGTGTTAATTAACGGTTTTATCGGATTTTTTCAAGAACAAAAAGCTGAAAAGTCACTTGATAAGTTAAGAGAACTTTCAGCGCCAATGTCGCATGTGTTTAGAGATGGCGCATGGGAGCAGATCTCTTCACGTGAACTTGTGATTGGTGATGTCATTAAAATAGGGACTGGCGATAGAATACCAGCTGATATTCGAATCATCAAGTCCAATAGCATGGAAACAGAGGAATCAGCATTAACTGGAGAGTCCTTACCGGTTGTCAAGCATGCCTCAAAGATCAATCAAGATAATCTGGATCCGCAAGATCAGGTAAACATGGGCTTTATGGGTACAATGGTCACACGAGGGTCCGGGATGGGTATTGTTGTGGGGACAGGAATGCGTACAGTCATGGGTCAGATCGCCTCACTAATGGCGCAGACCAAGCAAACAATAACCCCGCTGGAATATAAACTTCGTGAACTCGGTAAAATACTGATCGTTGTGGCTCTTTTACTGACAGCTATGGTTGTCGTTGTTGGAATTTATCAAGGCCACCAGATATATGACATGTTTCTGGCCGGGGTATCACTTGCAGTAGCAGCAATTCCTGAAGGTCTTCCGGCGATTGTGACTGTTGCCTTATCACTTGGTGTGCAGCGCATGATTAAGAAAAAGGCAATTGTTAGAAAACTGTCTGCGGTGGAAACGCTTGGTTGTGCCTCAGTTATTTGCTCTGACAAAACCGGCACAATGACTGAAAATAAAATGACTGTTAAAGAAATGTATGTGAACGGCCAGTCGATTCAAGTGACTGGAGATGGATATCAGACAGATGGTGCATTTTACGCTGGGAAACAAAAGTTAAATCCGGCACATTCACACCTGGAATCGATGCTCTTATATGGCATGCTGTGCAACAATGCTATCCTTAAAGTTAAAAAGGGAGCTTACACTGTAGAGGGGGACCCTACAGACGGTGCATTGCTAGTAGCGGCACGGAAAGGCCACCTTACGCAGGACATGGAAGCACAATACACAATTATAAAAGAAATACCGTTTGACTCGGATAGAAAACGGATGAGTATGATTGTGGAAGATAAGAACCAGATGCGTTTTTTGATAACAAAAGGTGCGCCGGAAGTAATTTTGCCAAGAACTGCTTTTCATATGGTTAATGATAGTAGACAATTGTTGAAGCCAAAAGACCAAGAGCAGATTGAAGAAGCCGTTAATCACATGGCCATAAAAGCTTTAAGAACAATTGCGATTGCAATTAAGCCTTTGTCAAAAGACGAAACACCGGATGATGTCTTACTTGAAAAAGATCTTACCTTTATTGGTCTCTACGGTTTGATGGACCCCCCTCGAAAAGAAGTAAAGCAAGCTGTTAAAGATTGTAAAGAAGCTGGAATTAAAACAGTAATGATCACAGGCGATCATGCTCAGACTGCTCGTGCCATTGCTGATGATATCGGATTGCTTCCGGATGATGGATTGGTGCTAACAGGGTCAGACCTTAATCAAATGTCAGTTGGAGATTTGGAAGCAATAATCGATGAGGTATATGTATTTGCGCGAGTCACGCCAGAGCATAAATTGAAAATTGTTGAGGCTTTTCAGGCACGGGGGCACATTGTTGCAATGACAGGAGACGGGGTAAATGACGCTCCAGCGATTAAAGCGAGCAATATCGGAATCAGCATGGGGAAAAGCGGAACAGATGTAACAAAAGAGGCTTCATCACTTATTTTAATGGATGATAACTTTGCAACAATCAAAGAGGCTATCAACGAAGGCCGGAATATATACGAGAACATTCGTAAATTCATTCGTTACTTGCTGGCCTCAAACGTGGGTGAAATTCTTGTCATGTTATTTGCCATGCTCATGGCTATGCCACTGCCACTCGTGCCAGTGCAAATATTATGGGTCAACCTTGTTACAGATGGGTTGCCCGCAATGGCGCTAGGGCTTGATAAAGCAGAAAAGGATGTAATGAAACGCGGACCCAGGCACCCAAAAGAAGGGGTATTTGCGAGAGGGCTTGCCTTTAAAATCATCAGCCGGGGCATACTGATTGGGGTTGTTTCATTAATTGCGTTTGTATCTGTTTATCAAAGTGATGCTGATAACCTCGTTCATGCCAGAACAGTTGCCTTTACAACCCTGGTTATGGCTCAGTTGATCCACGTGTTTGATTGCCGAAGTGACCATTCGATATTTGCAAGAAACCCGTTTGGCAACTTGTACTTGGTATTTGCTGTGTTATCTTCTGTGCTGCTTTTGCTGGTTGTTATATACTGGGCCCCATTGCAGCCGATTTTCCATACCACAGGGCTTGGATTAATGGACTGGATGTTGATTCTGCCGCTCAGTGCCCTGCCTACAATTTTGTTTGGTTTCACAAAAAAATAA
- the priA gene encoding primosomal protein N', protein MTIVKVIVDVPASTINQTFDYAVPKNLEAIVQPGMRVVVPFGVRTITGFIVNFTKESEVENLKYIVEILDLTPVLTHELIRLGKWLADETLSLYITVFQAMLPQVFKSTYEKELIKLTDAHLPEDIENMFGDFDTVPYEAIEQAGVSYSSLQKCIEEGYLYVNYIVKSRVTKKYATFIKPQKPVHMLEEALLDLSQGAKKQREVLSFFIQMPQSIEQKTLLETLNTTTSPVKALSSKGLLSITREEVYRNPFDDDSIERTEPLALTDEQAKAIEPVKADLAEEKHRVHLIHGVTGSGKTEIYLQIIQDVIEQGKEAIVLVPEISLTPQMVRRFKGRFGKQVAVLHSALSAGEKYDEWRRIHQKTVNVVVGARSAVFAPFEHLGVIIIDEEHETTYKQEEQPRYHARDVAVYRGREHNCPVILGSATPSLESYARAQKGRYELAVLKERTNKQTMPDVNIVDMRNELHAGNRTMFSRELIDSTHTRIEQGEQIVLLLNRRGYSTFVMCRDCGHVSECPNCDIALTFHKNANRLKCHYCGYEEKVPLTCPACASDMIRYFGTGTQKVEEALVQLLPEARVIRMDVDTTRRKGSHERLLQKFGKQEADILLGTQMIAKGLDFKNVTLVGVLTADSMLHLPDFRSAEKTFQLLTQVSGRAGRHSLPGEVIVQTYTPEHYSIELASTYQFEAFYKREMMLRKTFQYPPFVFLALITISHPEKLKVVQTSQTIAGLLSKYTHEETTILGPTPSPIARMKNRFRYQCMVKYKYEPNLKQLIQKITRQFDRETTRGELMITVDMQPYQLM, encoded by the coding sequence GTGACGATCGTAAAAGTCATTGTCGATGTACCTGCAAGTACCATCAATCAGACATTTGACTATGCTGTGCCTAAAAATTTGGAAGCGATTGTCCAACCTGGCATGAGAGTTGTTGTTCCCTTTGGTGTCAGAACCATTACAGGTTTCATTGTGAATTTCACAAAAGAATCGGAAGTTGAAAACTTAAAATATATTGTTGAAATTCTGGACCTGACACCAGTCTTGACACATGAGTTGATTAGACTGGGGAAATGGCTTGCAGACGAAACCCTCAGTTTGTATATTACAGTTTTCCAGGCCATGCTCCCACAAGTGTTTAAATCCACTTATGAAAAAGAACTTATAAAATTGACAGATGCGCATTTGCCCGAGGACATAGAAAACATGTTCGGGGATTTTGACACAGTCCCTTATGAAGCTATTGAGCAAGCAGGGGTATCATATTCCAGTTTGCAAAAATGTATCGAGGAAGGTTATCTATATGTCAATTACATCGTAAAATCCCGCGTCACAAAGAAGTACGCCACCTTTATTAAACCGCAAAAACCGGTCCATATGTTGGAAGAAGCGCTACTGGATCTGTCTCAAGGAGCCAAAAAACAGCGAGAAGTGCTCAGCTTTTTTATTCAAATGCCTCAGAGTATTGAACAGAAGACACTGCTCGAAACATTAAACACAACCACCAGTCCTGTTAAAGCACTTTCATCAAAAGGTCTTTTAAGCATTACGCGTGAAGAAGTATACCGAAATCCATTTGATGACGATAGCATCGAAAGAACTGAGCCACTCGCGCTTACCGATGAACAAGCGAAAGCAATTGAACCAGTCAAAGCTGACCTTGCTGAAGAAAAACACCGCGTTCATCTCATTCACGGGGTAACAGGCAGCGGAAAAACTGAAATATACTTACAAATCATTCAAGATGTTATTGAACAAGGTAAGGAAGCGATTGTTCTTGTACCAGAGATATCATTAACTCCACAAATGGTCAGAAGATTTAAAGGCAGGTTTGGCAAGCAAGTTGCCGTTTTACACAGTGCTTTATCAGCTGGAGAAAAGTATGATGAATGGCGTCGCATTCATCAAAAAACGGTAAATGTCGTAGTAGGCGCCCGTTCAGCTGTTTTCGCGCCATTTGAGCATCTTGGTGTAATCATTATTGATGAAGAACATGAAACAACTTATAAACAGGAAGAACAACCCAGATATCATGCACGAGACGTGGCCGTATACAGAGGCCGGGAGCACAACTGTCCTGTAATTCTTGGGAGTGCCACACCATCCTTGGAATCCTATGCCCGGGCTCAAAAAGGACGTTATGAGCTAGCGGTGCTGAAAGAACGGACCAACAAGCAAACAATGCCCGACGTCAACATCGTGGATATGCGAAATGAACTGCATGCAGGAAACCGCACCATGTTTTCGCGGGAATTGATTGACAGCACTCATACACGCATTGAACAGGGTGAACAAATTGTTCTATTGCTAAATCGACGCGGTTACTCAACATTTGTCATGTGCCGTGATTGTGGTCATGTAAGTGAATGCCCCAACTGTGACATTGCGCTGACTTTTCATAAAAACGCCAACCGATTGAAATGTCATTATTGCGGATATGAAGAAAAAGTACCGCTGACCTGTCCCGCATGTGCCAGTGATATGATTCGCTATTTTGGAACAGGTACACAGAAGGTAGAAGAGGCACTTGTGCAATTGCTCCCGGAAGCTCGTGTGATCCGCATGGATGTTGATACGACGAGAAGGAAAGGCTCGCATGAACGACTCCTTCAAAAATTCGGAAAGCAAGAAGCGGATATTTTACTTGGGACTCAAATGATTGCCAAAGGGCTCGATTTTAAAAATGTCACACTTGTTGGGGTTCTGACAGCAGATTCAATGCTGCATTTGCCTGATTTTCGATCAGCTGAAAAAACATTTCAATTACTGACACAAGTAAGCGGGCGCGCTGGCAGACACTCATTACCGGGTGAAGTCATTGTGCAAACTTATACGCCGGAGCATTACAGTATTGAACTTGCAAGCACATATCAGTTTGAAGCATTTTACAAACGTGAGATGATGCTTAGAAAAACATTTCAATATCCGCCATTTGTGTTTTTAGCTTTAATAACGATTTCCCATCCAGAGAAATTGAAGGTTGTTCAGACCAGCCAGACGATTGCTGGGCTATTGTCCAAATATACCCATGAAGAAACAACCATACTGGGCCCGACTCCGTCACCGATTGCTCGTATGAAAAATAGATTCCGTTACCAATGCATGGTAAAATACAAATATGAACCGAACTTAAAACAATTAATTCAGAAAATCACTCGGCAATTTGACCGAGAAACAACCCGTGGCGAACTGATGATTACAGTAGACATGCAACCTTACCAGCTTATGTAG
- the fmt gene encoding methionyl-tRNA formyltransferase: MKKIVFMGTPDFSVPILNALIESDYEIVLVVTQPDRPKGRKKVMTPPPVKVAAQEAGLKVYQPEKLRAGYQYILEYESDLIVTAAYGQLLPNELLEVPQFGCINVHASLLPELRGGAPIHYAILQGKEQTGITIMYMAEKLDAGDILSQAAIPIAESDDVGTLHDKLSELGTQLLLKTLPDIFSGAVEPREQDERLATFASNIRRGEEEIDWRKDHTEIFNHIRGLCPWPVAYTTFKGDPLKIWRAQKNENTYPGQPGEIVDATNGSIIVGCGNHKGIEITELQPAGKKRMSAGDFLRGTTELTTGMKLGD; this comes from the coding sequence GTGAAAAAAATTGTGTTTATGGGAACGCCTGATTTTTCGGTCCCCATTTTAAATGCTTTGATTGAATCAGATTATGAAATAGTGCTTGTAGTCACCCAGCCTGATCGCCCTAAAGGGAGAAAGAAAGTTATGACCCCTCCCCCTGTGAAAGTTGCTGCCCAGGAAGCCGGACTCAAAGTTTATCAGCCGGAAAAGCTCCGCGCGGGGTATCAATATATTCTGGAGTATGAATCCGATTTGATTGTAACCGCGGCCTATGGACAACTTTTGCCGAATGAATTGCTTGAAGTGCCGCAATTTGGTTGTATCAATGTCCACGCTTCCTTGTTGCCCGAATTAAGAGGCGGTGCTCCCATTCATTACGCCATTTTACAAGGAAAAGAACAAACTGGGATTACGATCATGTATATGGCAGAAAAGTTGGATGCCGGTGACATTTTGTCTCAAGCAGCGATTCCGATTGCAGAGAGTGATGATGTGGGAACACTTCATGACAAGTTATCTGAACTCGGTACACAGTTATTACTTAAAACATTGCCAGATATTTTCTCAGGTGCGGTTGAACCCAGGGAGCAAGATGAAAGGCTGGCAACATTTGCGTCTAATATTAGACGGGGAGAAGAGGAGATTGACTGGAGAAAAGACCATACGGAGATCTTTAACCATATTCGTGGGCTCTGTCCTTGGCCCGTTGCTTATACGACCTTTAAGGGGGATCCGCTTAAAATATGGCGTGCTCAAAAAAATGAAAACACTTATCCGGGTCAACCGGGAGAGATTGTCGATGCGACAAATGGCTCCATAATAGTGGGATGCGGCAATCATAAGGGGATCGAAATCACGGAACTGCAGCCGGCAGGTAAAAAAAGAATGTCTGCAGGGGATTTTTTGCGGGGGACAACTGAACTAACTACAGGTATGAAATTAGGTGATTAA
- the remA gene encoding extracellular matrix/biofilm regulator RemA, whose translation MGLSLINIGFGNVVSADRIISIVSPESAPIKRIITVARDNNKLVDATYGRRTRAVIITDSDHVILSAVQPETVGQRVIANDDTQEE comes from the coding sequence ATGGGATTAAGTTTAATTAATATTGGTTTTGGAAATGTTGTATCTGCAGATCGTATTATTTCAATTGTATCGCCGGAATCCGCACCTATTAAACGTATTATAACGGTTGCGAGAGATAATAATAAACTTGTAGACGCTACATATGGCAGACGGACGCGCGCTGTTATTATCACTGACAGTGATCACGTTATTCTGTCAGCTGTTCAGCCGGAGACTGTCGGACAACGCGTTATTGCAAATGACGACACGCAAGAGGAATAA
- the coaBC gene encoding bifunctional phosphopantothenoylcysteine decarboxylase/phosphopantothenate--cysteine ligase CoaBC, translating into MHDKHIVVGVTGGIAAYKACALVSKLTQKGAQVKVVMTSHAAEFVKPLTFQALSRQPVYTDTFDEKDPEKIAHIDVADWADIVILAPATANILGKLANGIGDDMLSTVLLATQADVYIAPAMNVHMYAHPAVMANMKTLEERGCNFIEPGAGYLACGYVGKGRLEEPESIIETIERHQAAEQNLYGKTVLITAGPTREAVDPVRFFSNRSSGKMGFRLAETAAQRGAKVILICGPVALSIQHKNIERIDVTTAEEMYEAVHKRFEEADIVIKAAAVADYRPKNILEQKLKKQPGDFQVEMERTKDILMSLGERKQDQYIVGFAAETNDPLENGKDKLKRKNLDAIVVNDVTETGAGFQGDTNKAIFINKLLQEEHMPLTSKQEMANHILSLVVRDLEEAAM; encoded by the coding sequence ATGCATGATAAACATATCGTGGTAGGGGTTACAGGAGGAATTGCGGCTTATAAAGCGTGTGCACTTGTAAGTAAACTCACACAGAAAGGTGCACAGGTGAAAGTCGTTATGACCAGTCATGCGGCTGAATTTGTGAAACCGTTGACTTTCCAAGCGCTGTCAAGGCAGCCTGTTTATACTGATACATTTGATGAAAAGGATCCTGAGAAAATTGCGCATATTGATGTTGCTGACTGGGCTGATATCGTTATTCTCGCTCCTGCAACCGCTAATATCCTGGGGAAGCTTGCGAATGGTATCGGTGATGATATGCTTTCAACCGTTTTACTGGCCACACAGGCAGATGTTTACATTGCACCGGCTATGAATGTTCACATGTATGCTCATCCCGCGGTGATGGCAAATATGAAAACCCTTGAAGAGCGCGGCTGTAATTTTATCGAGCCAGGCGCTGGTTATTTGGCTTGCGGTTATGTCGGAAAAGGCCGTTTGGAAGAGCCGGAGAGCATCATTGAAACAATAGAACGTCATCAAGCTGCAGAACAGAATTTATATGGCAAAACAGTCCTTATTACAGCAGGACCAACGCGAGAGGCGGTAGATCCGGTGCGGTTTTTCTCAAATCGTTCCTCAGGCAAGATGGGATTTCGACTCGCTGAAACTGCGGCGCAGAGGGGGGCAAAAGTGATACTCATATGCGGGCCTGTTGCGTTATCCATACAACATAAAAATATTGAAAGAATTGATGTGACAACGGCAGAAGAGATGTACGAAGCTGTGCATAAACGTTTTGAGGAAGCGGATATTGTCATAAAAGCAGCGGCTGTAGCGGATTACCGCCCCAAAAACATACTGGAGCAGAAGCTTAAGAAACAACCTGGCGACTTTCAGGTTGAAATGGAGCGCACTAAAGACATTCTCATGTCACTTGGGGAGCGCAAACAGGACCAGTACATCGTTGGCTTTGCTGCTGAAACAAATGATCCCCTTGAAAACGGAAAAGATAAGCTTAAAAGAAAAAATTTAGATGCGATTGTGGTTAACGACGTGACAGAAACAGGTGCAGGGTTCCAAGGTGACACCAATAAAGCCATATTCATCAATAAATTACTTCAAGAAGAACATATGCCGCTCACATCAAAACAAGAGATGGCGAACCATATATTATCTTTGGTGGTCCGTGATTTAGAGGAGGCTGCAATGTGA